Within Streptomyces sp. NBC_00704, the genomic segment GGTGCGGGTCAAGGGGTCGTTTTCTCCAGGGCTTTGGGGGCGAGCACGGCAACGCTTGCGGCGAGGAGGGCGGGCAGCAGCAGCGCGTGCGGCAGTGCGGTGACGGTGGTGAGAGCGCCGATGAGGGCGGGGCCGGCGAGCAGGCCGACGTAGCCGGTGACCGCGACGGTGGCGACCGCGCGGGGTCCGCCGGTGCCGGCGGCGGTGATCAGGCTGGGGATCGTGACGGACAGGCCCAGGCCGAAGGCCGTCCAGCCGGAGAGGGCAGAGGCGGTGGTGGAGCCGGCCAGTCCGGTGGCGAGGCCGAGCGCGGCCAAAGCGGCGCCGGTGCGCACGACGGTGGCCGCGCCGAAGCGGGCGGTGAGCCGGTCTCCGGCGAGACGGCCTGCGGCCATGGCTGCGCTGTAGCAGCCATACGCCGCGGCGCTGGTCGCGGCCGTCGCGCCGAGGTCGTGCAGGTGGACGGAGGCCCAGTCGGCAGCGGCTCCTTCGCCCAGCAGCGTGGCGGCAGCAAGCGCGCCCAGCAGCCACAATCGGCGACGGGACAACCTCCTCTGCTCGTATGAGCCCGGTGCAGCGCCGTGGTGGACGGGCTCGAGTGCGGGGCTGGCGACGGTGCGGGTGAGTCGCGTGGTCGCGCCTGCCGCAGCAGCGGCGCAAACTGCCACCGCGGCGAACAGAACGGTGTGTGAGGAGTGGGCGGTGGTGGCGGCGAGTGCGGCGCCGAGGAGGGCGCCGAGGCTGTAACTGGCGTGCAGCCGGCCCATGATGGGGCGGCCGTGGGCGTCCTGGCAGCGGACCGCTGCGGCATTGGCTGCGACATCGAGGACGCCGTGCGCGATGCCGAAGGCGAACGCCGCTGCCAGGAGGCTGTCCAGACTGGAGCAGAGCCCGAGGACGGCAAGACAGGCGGCGGGGGCTATGGCACCTCCGGTCAGCAGCGCGGGCAGACGGGCCGGGCGGGCGAGACGTCCGCCTGCCTGGAGTCCGGCGACCATGCCGAGGGCGGCGGCCAGCAGGACCAGGGCAAGCCCGGCGGTAGTCACCTCGGCGGCGTTCTGAACGGCTGGCATACGCGCGCCGAAGACGGCCATCACCACACCCAGTCCGGCGAAGTACCCGGTCAGCAGGCGGCGGCTGCGCACCAGCTCGGGTACTGCGGTCTGCCTCACGCGGCGCCCTGGCCGGTAGTCAGGGCCGTGGGCGGGACGGGGGCGACCTGGATGTCGAGGTTGCGGTACGCCTCCTGGGCGCGGGCTTCGGCGACGGCAGCGGTCGGCCCGGTGGTGATCAGGAAGCCGATGCGGGCGGTGTACAGATCGCCGCCGTCCTGTGGCAGTACAAGCGGGTCGCCGGCCTGTCGCTGAAAGCGCACGCGCTCCACTCCCCCGACGTGTGCCTTCAGGCGGCGGGCGGTGAGGGTGCCGGAGTAGGCGGGGTAGACGAAGCGGATCGCCGCCCCCTGGCGGCGGGTGGGCGTCAGGTCGGGGGTATGTCCGCAGGCGATGTCGGCGGCGGCCCGGGCGAGGTCGACGCCGGTGGCCAGGTGGACGAGGTGGCCGATCATGTCGCCGCCCAGGCGTGCATTGACCTCGATCAGCCGGGGCCGGCCGCCGACCAGGCGCATCTCGACGTGCTGCACGCCGTCGGTGATTCCCAGGGCCTTGATGGCAGCA encodes:
- a CDS encoding MFS transporter; this translates as MRQTAVPELVRSRRLLTGYFAGLGVVMAVFGARMPAVQNAAEVTTAGLALVLLAAALGMVAGLQAGGRLARPARLPALLTGGAIAPAACLAVLGLCSSLDSLLAAAFAFGIAHGVLDVAANAAAVRCQDAHGRPIMGRLHASYSLGALLGAALAATTAHSSHTVLFAAVAVCAAAAAGATTRLTRTVASPALEPVHHGAAPGSYEQRRLSRRRLWLLGALAAATLLGEGAAADWASVHLHDLGATAATSAAAYGCYSAAMAAGRLAGDRLTARFGAATVVRTGAALAALGLATGLAGSTTASALSGWTAFGLGLSVTIPSLITAAGTGGPRAVATVAVTGYVGLLAGPALIGALTTVTALPHALLLPALLAASVAVLAPKALEKTTP